AGGTCAGGGATATTGCTAAACACCCGACAGAGCACTGGATGGCTCCAACAGAGAGCTACCCAGCCGCAAGTTGGGGCTGAGCAAGTCTGCTCTGATGCGATACAGAGGTTGTAGGTGGAGGTGGCTCGTTCCTCACACCTGTCATCTCAGTGTAGGGTAGAATGGGGAAGGGTCACAGCTAGTCTGCAATCCCTCATTGGTGGCCATATACAAAGAGGGGCGGTGGGGAGGCAAAAGATTTGGGGGTGGGAATGAGCCCAAAGGGAGCCTCGGGTTAACCTCCCAAGGTAGATGGAAGGATAAGGGCAGAGTTGTTCATTTCAAGTCaactcttacttatttaaaaaccgATTTCCTTAAGCACataattacatgtttatttccCCGAGGAACTCTTGAGGCAGAGGAGACCTGCTTAAATTATGGGGATGGAGGCTGCACACAGGGCTTTAATGGGGTTGGAAAAATTTTCTGTCTCCAGTGAAGGAGGcttgggaggaaggggagggcagaTTCCTCTCCTGCAGTGCAGATATGGGGGGATGGAGCCAGATAGCAATGGAAGGGCAGAAAGCATGAGGACTGGTTGTGTGACCCCAGTGGGTCGGGATCAGAGCAGAGATGTGAACTCTGGGGTGCAGCTTCAAGCCTCCCACCTCTCTGTCCCCATCCTGCTAAGTGGAGGGAAGGGATCCAGGGAACAGGCCATTCACACTCTTCCTGCCCCACCGcttgcatgtacacacacatacaaccatATTCCCTCCGGTTTGCATCAAGAAACAGAGCAGGTCGTGGGGTTGTGGAAGGAGCAGGTGGGTGGGCAGGGTGGAGGAGATTTTGATGAGAGGTGGCTCCGGGTTTTGGTGCTTCCTCTCTTCCGCCATTTCTCACACCTCTGTGGCAGCCTGAATGCCTGGAATTGTGGGTTCTTCTCTTTAGGAGATGTCTTCACCTGGGTAGGCTGGGTGGGGATCAAGGGAACAGAGGGAAGTAACTGATTACCCAGATCTGACAGAGGAAAAGAGGGGGCATCTTACAGCCATCTGCTCCCAGATTGGCAAGACTCTGGCTAATACACCTGAGGATTGAGTTGGGTAGGTGGCAGTGGAAGGGAGAAGATGGTGATGAGGAGTGGGTAACTTGGGCCTGGTGGTGGTCTAGGCTAAAAAGGATGGGGTCTACAGTAGAACCCACGCCTCCCCACTCTGCCTCTGCTGAATCCGGAATGCACGCCTGTCACGGTACCTATTCCATATGGCTGGACTCCTCCAGGGGGCTGTGAATCATGTCTCATTCAGCTGGACAGCCCCTGCATCTAATAAAGCCTGGTACACTCAGGCATTCAGCACACATTTCATGATGAGTTTCTACCTTATAAAGCCTGGCCTGCCATGGCCGAAGAGAGGACAGGAATTCAGGTAGGAATTATAGCAAAGAGTCCACTTGGCTGGTCTATCCCATTCATCTTCTCTCTCGAAGCCAGAGGTAGGGGGCAGTGCTGGTAGAATGGGATCCAGTGCAGGAGTGAAGGTAACATCTGAGATGCCTGGTCAAGATCCGTAGCCCTGAACCTCTTCACTTAATCATCAAATATCCTCCACAAAGCAGCCCAGAGGGGCTCAGTTCTGGGATTCCACAGCCTGAGGTCGTGGGGCAGCATAATGGGCTGGAAGTCACGGGTGAGCTGAGCATCCCCAGGGTGGGGGAGGCACCCAGTCCCTGGGAGATGGAGATGGTGGTTACCAGAGAGCACAGCATCCAGGCCTTTGCTGTCTTGAGATGGCTACAGGGATGCCAAGTGTGGGACACGCGTGAGGGGCTGTGTCCACAGGGGCCCTCCCGACCTGTGAGCATCACAGACTCTGGGCTGCTGGGGATCTGTTTCCTTTTCATTGACCAGCTCCCCAGAAGACACATCAAATATCATCAAAGAGCAGATATATGAgttcaagggggagggtatagctcagtgatagagcgtgtgcttagcatgcacgaggtcctgggttcaatccccagtacctctgttaataaataaataaatgtaataaacttaattacctccccctcttccccctaAAAAAAGACCtgatgaaataaaactaaaaaaaaaaaaaagagtttaagcATCTTTAAGAGGCTGAAGATGTGTGTTGTAGTCCTGGCCCATACTTCCACTTTCCGGAAGTGATGACCATAGCCATCTCATCCAAAGGACAGGGCTGGCCCTTCTGCCTTTCTATATCATGGGGCTTTTGTGAGGCTCAAATAAGTGGATGTTCGggagtgctttgtaaactgtcaAGTGCTATGCAACGTGAGCTGTTTCTTAAAGTTATTTATTCAAAGCAGCAGCAGAGGGACGCCCCCCAGCCCTCAAATCAATGCAGCTCCAGCCATTCCTCCGACCAGGACCTGCCTGCAGGGAAGGGCTGCTTCAGTCTCTTAAGCCAGCTGGGTGCTGGAGGGCTTGGCACTTTCAGTCCACTTTTAGTCTCTGGCCCCATCTAATGCACAGGTCAGGGCAGCGGGGCCCTGGCAGAAGGATGCTGAGGTCCCTTATTTAGTTCGCTGGTAGAACTGGAAGACTGCTTTCTCCTGCTCATAGGTCTCGATGGAGCCAGGTCGAAGGCGCCGTATCTCAGCGATGGCGTCTCCTGCAGCCAGTTTCCGCTCCTTCAGCAGGTAACAAGCCAGCATGGTGCCGGTGCGGCCAAAGCCCAGGAAACAGTGCACCCCCACCGCCTGTGAATGGGGGAGCCAGATGGGGTGGAGCCCGACGCCCGCCCAACACTCTCCTGCTCCTTACTTGGGCTAGTCTCCTGTCTGTAGCTGCTCCTTCTAGGTCAGGACCAGGACTCTGCATACACCTCAGGCTCTCAGGGGCAGGAAGTGACATCCAAGTCACAGAGGGCTATCCTATACTTGGTGGCCTCTAGGCCACCAATCACCTTCTTCTAAGTGGCTGGTTTCCAGTTCTGGGCTTCTTGTCTGCCTCACACAACCCCCTCTGCTTGCGCTGTCCAGTGCAGAAGACACTGGCCACGTGTGGCTACTGAGTACCTGAAATGCTGCTAGTCCAAATTGATATGTGACGTAAAATGTAACCAGATTTTAAAGACGTAgtacaaaaaagaatgaacataTCCTGTCaagaattaattttatattcattatatgtTGATAACATTTTGGACTTACTGGGTTAAATTATATTATCAAAATGAatttctcctgcttttttttttttaccttttaaaaatgtggttgctggaaactaaaattatatatgtggctCCACTCCATTTGCTCAGAGCTTGTCCTGTAGACTGCTCAATAGCCCCTGAGTTCAACCCCCATCTCTCCCAAGTCTGTCCACCCTTTCTCCTTCTTGACTCATAAAATTAGCtggttcttccttccctctcctggagCCCAATTCACACTGCTGGGCCCCTTTTTCACTCCTTCCCCTTAccgccccgctccgctccccTTCGTTTTAAGTCCTGGTTGCACTCTTCTGGGCCCATGGTCTTCCTCCAATCTCTCCGAATCCAGCTAAGTCATTCCCGGCCCTGAACTCTCCGGCTCCGCCCGTGTCCCCGCTGACCCCTTCCAGGTCCCTCCCCCCAGGCACATATCCAGCCGGCTGACCTCTCCCCGGGCGTTGGCCTCGTCCACTATCTGCACGAAGCGGTCGATCTGGTCGGGGGCCGGCGGGCAGAAGTCTGGGATGCGCAGTCGGTGCAGGGTGAGGCCGGGGCAGCTGTCGCTATGCGGGGGCCCCCGCTCCGTCAGTGACACCAGGTGCCGGACACCCTGGTCCAGCAGGAACTGGTAGTGGGCGGGGAGCCGGGGCAGCGCCAGCCCCGCGAGCCGGCCGGGGAGCACCCACGAGAAGTTGGGGGGCTGCACGCCCATGACTGGGGAAGGGCACAGGACAGCGGGTACCGGCGGCGAGGCCGGCCCCTCCCGCTTCGCCCACCGCTTCCGGGGCCGGGTAACTCTCCACCCACCTAGCACTAGCACTGGGGCCTCCTGGAACCACGTGGTCTCGGGGACACAGCCCGGTGACGTCCTGCTCCGCCGCAGGGGATTGGCCGACCCGCCTAGGGGCGGGGCTGGAACACCGAACTCCGGGCTCTGAATGACTGAGAGGAGCCGTCCGGCTCGGCCCCAAGCAGGACACTTGTTGATTGGTTGGATAGCCAATAATGGGCGGGATTACTGCAGCGGTGCGCACGGAGATTGGTGGGCCACGCAAACAGCAAAGgaggaaaacctagaagaaattcAGAATTGTTTTCTGTGGATGAAGCAACCCGGGGTCGGACTCTGCTGCTCCCTGGCGGTAGGTGGGAGTTATTGCATCACTGGCCAACTGCCCCTGCTGCCCCGAGAGCCTGGCCTTGTCTTTCTTCACAATGGATGCCCAGGAGATGGCAAATCTCCATCCGCCTTGGAGGAGGAATCTCCTCTACAATGACTCTGACAAGCGACTTTTTGAACTCGTCCAGTTAGCGGGAATCACTACTCTACAGGGGACTATTCTCATTTTTCCACTgctggaattatttttaaaaaaaacaaaaaaaaatgttgctgccATCTGGGGCCCTGAAATTTTACCCAGGATagtaattatataataataataataacaataacaacagaaCTAACaaattgagcatttactatgtgccaggtattatTCTAAGTACATGTATTAACTTACATAATTACCATCATAATCTTATGAGGTAGGTAATCTAAttaactctgttttacagatgagaaaactgaagccccaGAGAGTTTCAGGAATTTGACCATGAGTTGACTGATGGCCGGTCATTTGAAACCAagcagcctgactccagagtGTTTAACAAAACAGTATTGTATTCTAAGTTACACGGAAGGTTACCGCCTCTTTACATAACCATCCTCAAGCCCCTCAGCTGGGTTACACAGTTGCAGAGTTTCTTAATTTCTCATCATAGTTCCTGATTTCCAGGTTCTATGAGTCACCCACCCCTGGGGAGGCAAGTGCTTATCTGTGTCCTTCATAGAaggtggggaaggtggggaaCTACATCTGAACACAGTGTCTTAGCTGTGATGTGACTGGTTCATATCCTCATTTGAACAATGTGCTTCTAGTGATGCAGACTAATTATAATTATGAAAATTGTTAACCCTTGTTGAATTTGCTTACGTACCAGGCCCTGTGCCAGGTGCTTTCTGGAAGAGCCACATGTGGAAGGTATTTCTGTAACCCTTTTGCACATGAGTAATCTGAGGCTTAGAGATGTTGGTTAACTTGGCCAAGCgcgcacagctagtaagtagctgGGCTGTGAGCCAAGGTCTCGCTCATTCCAAGCCTAGGGAACTTAGCCATGAAGATGTtatttccctccctctgtccccacctacCCCTGACACACACATTTGGTTCCagcaaataaaaaggaataaatgcaCTGACAATTTACCCAGACAGCTCTGAAGCAGTGCCTCCGCCTCCTCTCCccagcttctgggagctgccAAATCTACCCTTTCCTACAATCACAGCCCTGATTAAACCCTTCCTGTTTGCACTCCCATTTCCCACACCACTCCCTGTCAGTCTATCTAGCTCATCCCAGTTGAttcctttccttgcttccctgcTGTGCCTCTCAGCCATCAGTCACCTGCTTCTCCCTCCCAGCAACTTCTCTCAATCCATTGCTCTCCAGTGTTTCTGGTGGCCTGGCCCCTGGAGACAAGGCTCCAGCATTTGCTCCTTTCAGGTTGAACTTTTCTCAGTCCCTTCTCCTTGCTCGTCTTTCTTTGCTCCCTCCACTTGTCAGGGAAGAACTTCCCACATCTCTACCCACCACCCTAAGGCCCCTTCCTTGCCTCCCTGAGATTCAGCTCAAAACCCACCTTCTCCAGAGGGAAGACATTTCTGGGGGAGACAGAGATTCTTTTCTCTCCTGAACCCCCCAACAGTGAGTGATTCTGCCCCTGGTGTGGGTCTCTACAGGGGCAGAAATGCATCCATCAATCCACCTTTGTAGGAATTCCTCCCCATCCAATGCTCTGCCCCTGGCTTGCAAGAGACCCTGAGTGGGGAGGGCCCAGGGTCCCTGCCTTGGGCTGTGTTCTGTTGTCAAGGGTactatttaattttctgttttgggCCCAGGGAGCCTCAACCTGAAAGGAAAAATCTTTTCAGCTGGTTTCTTCACCAGGATCCCTGCAACTTAACAATGTCAGCCCCCTGCACGgggcccccggcccccagcccccaggcacaCTGAgctgcttttcctttcttttctgtaaaatgttaCCCCATCTTCAGGGAGATGTAGGCTCTTTCTGTACTCCCATCTCACCTTGTATAAATACGTGCTCCCAGTATAGCAGTTACTTTATTGGATTGGGGTTACCTGTTTGTGTCAGAGCTGAAACGGCATCATCCCATCTTTGCATTTCGCACATGTAGCGTGGAGCCTGACACACAGTGCTCAAAAATGCttaaatggatgaaaaaaaaaatcagtgagtaGAATGCATAGGCAGGACTGTGAAGGTACATTTCTGGGAGTGTAGGCGAGTCTCCAGGACTATGTAAacaatgtgtgtttgtgtgtcttttttttttcccccttaaaccAGCAAAATGAGTTTATTAAAGAATAGTAGAGAACTGCAATTTCAGACAAGCAAATTGTGGCAAATCATAGGCAAGCCTGGAGAACAGAGGAGAGAGACTTGCTTTTATAGAGGAAAGGAGGAACTTGAGGGCTCTGATGGCTCTTCATTGGCTGCAGGCAGTGGGCAGCTTCTTGACTGGTCAGATGGAAATCTTTCTTCCTGTGGGGAtggggggtggtgtgtgtgtgtgtgtctttttaatTGCATGAGTTTGAGGACTAATTGAGTGCTGTGTAGTACCTTCTTGAGGTGTACG
The sequence above is a segment of the Vicugna pacos chromosome 21, VicPac4, whole genome shotgun sequence genome. Coding sequences within it:
- the DUSP23 gene encoding dual specificity protein phosphatase 23, coding for MGVQPPNFSWVLPGRLAGLALPRLPAHYQFLLDQGVRHLVSLTERGPPHSDSCPGLTLHRLRIPDFCPPAPDQIDRFVQIVDEANARGEAVGVHCFLGFGRTGTMLACYLLKERKLAAGDAIAEIRRLRPGSIETYEQEKAVFQFYQRTK